A single window of Ovis aries strain OAR_USU_Benz2616 breed Rambouillet chromosome 24, ARS-UI_Ramb_v3.0, whole genome shotgun sequence DNA harbors:
- the SEPTIN12 gene encoding septin-12 isoform X2 — MDPLRQSPSPSSSRASSPRTFSCERLGYVGIEAVLDQLKIKAMKMGFEFNIMVVGQSGLGKSTMVNTLFKSKIWKSTMPGLRVPMPQTLQLHSVTHVIEENGVKLKLTVTDTPGFGDQINNDKCLRPLDLEFLQRLCRAVNVVPVIARADSLTIEEREAFRHRIQDDLKTHSIEVYPQKSFDEDINDKILNSKIRERIPFAVVGADREHMVNGRCVLGRKTKWGIIEVENMAHCEFPLLRDLLIRSHLQDLKDITHNVHYENYRIIRLKESHALPRGPGWVNLAPTQSPTPTGTRASPGPGKVCRWAEDDSDEDF, encoded by the exons ATGGACCCCTTGAGGCAGTCCCCCTCGCCCAGTTCATCACGGGCCTCCAGCCCGAGGACCTTCTCCTGCGAAAGGCTTGGTTACGTGGGCATCGAGGCTGTGCTGGACCAACTCAAGATCAAGGCCATGAAGATGGGGTTTGAGTTCAACATCATGGTGGTGG GACAGAGCGGGCTGGGCAAGTCCACAATGGTGAACACGCTCTTCAAGTCCAAGATATGGAAGTCCACGATGCCGGGTCTGCGGGTGCCCATGCCCCAGACACTGCAGCTGCACTCTGTGACTCACG TCATCGAGGAGAATGGTGTGAAGCTTAAGCTGACCGTGACCGACACACCTGGCTTTGGGGACCAAATCAACAATGACAAGTG CCTGAGGCCCCTGGACCTTGAGTTCCTGCAGCGGCTCTGCCGGGCTGTGAACGTGGTGCCCGTGATAGCCCGGGCCGACAGCCTGACCATTGAGGAGCGAGAGGCCTTCAGGCACAGG ATCCAGGATGACCTGAAGACTCACAGCATCGAGGTGTACCCTCAGAAGTCCTTTGACGAGGACATCAATGACAAGATCCTCAACAGCAAGATCCGG GAGCGGATCCCCTTCGCTGTGGTCGGGGCCGACCGAGAGCACATGGTGAACGGGAGGTGTGTCCTGGGCCGGAAGACGAAGTGGGGCATCATTGAAG TGGAGAACATGGCCCACTGTGAGTTCCCCCTCCTGAGAGACCTGCTCATCCG CTCCCACCTCCAAGACCTGAAGGACATCACCCACAACGTCCACTATGAGAACTACCGCATCATCAGGCTGAAAGAAAGCCACGCGCTGCCCCGAGGGCCCGGCTGGGTGAACTTGGCCCCCAcccagtcccccacccccacgggTACCCGGGCCAGCCCCGGGCCTGGGAAGGTGTGCCGGTGGGCCGAGGACGACTCAGACGAGGATTTCTAA
- the SEPTIN12 gene encoding septin-12 isoform X1, translating into MDPLRQSPSPSSSRASSPRTFSCERLGYVGIEAVLDQLKIKAMKMGFEFNIMVVGQSGLGKSTMVNTLFKSKIWKSTMPGLRVPMPQTLQLHSVTHVIEENGVKLKLTVTDTPGFGDQINNDKCWDPVLGYINEQYERYLQEEILITRQRHIPDTRVHCCVYFVPPTGHCLRPLDLEFLQRLCRAVNVVPVIARADSLTIEEREAFRHRIQDDLKTHSIEVYPQKSFDEDINDKILNSKIRERIPFAVVGADREHMVNGRCVLGRKTKWGIIEVENMAHCEFPLLRDLLIRSHLQDLKDITHNVHYENYRIIRLKESHALPRGPGWVNLAPTQSPTPTGTRASPGPGKVCRWAEDDSDEDF; encoded by the exons ATGGACCCCTTGAGGCAGTCCCCCTCGCCCAGTTCATCACGGGCCTCCAGCCCGAGGACCTTCTCCTGCGAAAGGCTTGGTTACGTGGGCATCGAGGCTGTGCTGGACCAACTCAAGATCAAGGCCATGAAGATGGGGTTTGAGTTCAACATCATGGTGGTGG GACAGAGCGGGCTGGGCAAGTCCACAATGGTGAACACGCTCTTCAAGTCCAAGATATGGAAGTCCACGATGCCGGGTCTGCGGGTGCCCATGCCCCAGACACTGCAGCTGCACTCTGTGACTCACG TCATCGAGGAGAATGGTGTGAAGCTTAAGCTGACCGTGACCGACACACCTGGCTTTGGGGACCAAATCAACAATGACAAGTG CTGGGACCCCGTCCTGGGCTACATCAACGAGCAGTATGAGCGGTACCTGCAAGAGGAGATCCTCATCACCCGCCAGCGGCACATCCCCGACACGCGAGTGCACTGCTGTGTATACTTTGTGCCGCCCACCGGGCACTG CCTGAGGCCCCTGGACCTTGAGTTCCTGCAGCGGCTCTGCCGGGCTGTGAACGTGGTGCCCGTGATAGCCCGGGCCGACAGCCTGACCATTGAGGAGCGAGAGGCCTTCAGGCACAGG ATCCAGGATGACCTGAAGACTCACAGCATCGAGGTGTACCCTCAGAAGTCCTTTGACGAGGACATCAATGACAAGATCCTCAACAGCAAGATCCGG GAGCGGATCCCCTTCGCTGTGGTCGGGGCCGACCGAGAGCACATGGTGAACGGGAGGTGTGTCCTGGGCCGGAAGACGAAGTGGGGCATCATTGAAG TGGAGAACATGGCCCACTGTGAGTTCCCCCTCCTGAGAGACCTGCTCATCCG CTCCCACCTCCAAGACCTGAAGGACATCACCCACAACGTCCACTATGAGAACTACCGCATCATCAGGCTGAAAGAAAGCCACGCGCTGCCCCGAGGGCCCGGCTGGGTGAACTTGGCCCCCAcccagtcccccacccccacgggTACCCGGGCCAGCCCCGGGCCTGGGAAGGTGTGCCGGTGGGCCGAGGACGACTCAGACGAGGATTTCTAA